The stretch of DNA CACCTGGACTTTACTTTGGAATGAGATGGTATTTGCTAAGATTTACATTCCTTCATAAGGATTCTGGCCATTACCAACCACTTTCTCTGTTCCTTTTTGTATCTGCAGGAAATATTCCTGCAGGGGCGATGTCCAAAGTCACTAACTAAGTTGCTTCAGCATGATATAGTTTTCCTGGAGCAGGACTGTATATGATACTATATCTAGGTTAACTAGGTAATACCATGTCTAAGAGATGCTTTGCAGGAGATTTACGTGTAGTTGTGGTGCTATTTAGGTAGAGTACATAAATAAACAGAAAGCACTGCACTatacaaaacacaaaatgtaCCATGTACATGAACTTGTCTCACTTCCCTGTACTCAAGGCACCAGCAGTTAAAGTGTAAGCACATGGGATTATACATATTAATATCCAAGTTTTTTAGCCTCAATGAAAATGAacggaacaatgtgattcttgccagcgtgcaacttttttttctcaaaaggcacatgggaatattctgttgcactttttttttaaataagataggattcaagaaaaaaaagttgtgccagTTTTGTagcagttatttttttcacatccaatgttttgttttttttttgataaatctgcccttatggACATTAGAGTTTGAACTGAACCGTATATTTTCCTCTGTAGTTTTTGGGAGTTTTTACACATGGATCTGGCAAATGTTATGGGGTAGAATCCATGGAATTGGCTGTGTCTTTATCTCTCCATATCTTCTGGGGGTAATAATATGAGtatgacactgtatttatcctaccatgcaTTCTGGGCTATTATATGTGCCactggcgctgtatttatcctaccatgcaTTCTGGGCTATTATATGTGccattggcgctgtatttatcctaccatgccTTCTGGGCTATTATATGTGCCATTGGCGCTGTATTAATCCTACTATGCATTCTGGGCTATTATATGTGccattggcgctgtatttatcctaccatgccTTCTGGGCTATTATATGTGccattggcgctgtatttatcctaccatgcaTTCTGGGCTATTATATGTGccattggcgctgtatttatcctaccatgcaTTCTGGGCTATTATATGTGccattggcgctgtatttattcTACCATGCATTCTGGGCTATTATATGTGccattggcgctgtatttattcTACCATGCATTTCTGGGTATAATACATGGCATTGACACTGCATTTACCCATGCATGCCATGTACTTGCTCAGTATATGTGAACTGATACTTTAAAATATTCTATAGGAAAACTTAATTTAAtcatttatcccccccccctcagattTTAGAATCTATAATGATGGCTGTCAACATCCTGACTAGAATGTACGATTATGGGTTTCATTCTagactacagaaaaaaaacacatagtcCAGCAGCACAGTAGCCTCTCTAAATTCAACCCTTTACCTAAGGTTACTGATATAACATTTTGTTATCACATAATCCATTCTTTTATTTTAGCAGTATCTGAATTATACCCCACAAAGGggaactcatatatatatatatatatatatatatatatatatacatatatacaggtccttttcaaaaaattagcatattgtgataaagttcattattttctgtaatgtactgataaacattagactttcatatattttagattcattacacacaactgaagtagttcaagccttttcttgttttaatattgatgattgtggcatacagctcatgaaaacccaaaattcctatctcaaaaaattagcatatttcatccgcccaataaaagaaaagtgtttttaatacaaaaaaagtcaaccttcaaataattatgttcacttatgcactcaatacttggtcgggaatccttttgcagaaatgactgcttcaatgtggcgtggcatggaggcaatcagcctgtggcactgctcaggtgttatggaggcccaggatgcttcaatagcggccttaagctcatccagagtgttggctcttgtgtctctcaactttctcttcacaatatcccacagattctctatggggttcaggtcaggagagttggcaggccaattgagcacagtaataccatgggcagtaaaccatttaccagtggttttggcactgtgagcaggtgccaggtcgtgctgaaaaatgaaatcttcatctccataaagcttttcagcagatggaagcatgaagtgctccaaaatctcctgatagctagctgcattgaccctgcccttgataaaacacagtggaccaacaccagcagctgacatggcaccccagaccatcactgactgtgggtacttgacactggacttcaggcattttggcatttccctctccccagtcttcctccagactctggcaccttgatttccgaatgacatactttggaccactgagcaacagtccagtgctgcttctctgtagcccaggtcaggcgcttctgccgctgtttctggttcaaaagtggcttgacctggggaatgcggcacctgtagcccatttcctgcacgcgcctgtacacggtggctctggatgtttctactccagactcagtccactgcttccgcaggtcccccaaggtcaggaatcggtccttctccacaatcttcctcagggcccagtcacctcttctcgttgtgcagcgttttctgccacactttttccttcccacagacttcccactgaggtgccttgatacagcactctgggaacagcctatttgttcagaaatttctttctgtgtcttaccctcttgcttgagggtgtcaatgatggccttctggacagcagtcaggtcggcagtcttacccatgattgcggttttgagtaatgaaccaggctgggagtttttaaaagcctcaggaatcttttgcaggtttttagagttaattagttgattcagatgattaggttaatagctcgtttagagaaccttttcatgatatgctaattttttgagataggaattttgggttttcatgagctgtatgccacaatcatcaatattaaaacaagaaaaggcttgaactacttcagttgtgtgtaatgaatctaaaatatatgaaagtctaatgtttatcagtacattacagaaaataatgaactttatcacaatatgctaattttttgaaaaggacctgtatatataaagcaTATTACATCTCATGTTCTAAAATGGTACCATGTCACATGGAAGTAAAAACAACTACCGCTAATGTTAAATTATTGTATGGATTTTTTTCAGAAGGTTAATGCAATGACTTACctctgtttaaaaatgtgaagaCGACAACAACTTTTGTCTAAGCCATTAAATTAGGAAACATTGTTCATGAATTCCTGATTCATTTGTAATTTCCCCAGCATCACCCAGTGCAGTTGTACATACAGCCGGCCCAAGCGCCAACTGGGTTCAATTTGCTCTTAAATACCATTTGAATAATTGCCCAGAGGGCTCCCAGTTGTTATATAAACATCATCAGACAATCATGTGTGAATTTTAAAGGCTCCCAGTGCAATTAGCGCTCTCTAGAGCTTCCGACTAAATCAGCTCTCTGTTACAGGGTTATATCAGTGGAAAGGAGAAAAAGGCTGAAAagtcaactttttttaaaatcaaaactGATAAAAACTTTAGTAAGTTGCATCTGGCCTATAGGGATGGAAATGGGTATTCCCTTGGTGAAAAAAATAGCGGTGAGCGAAATTGCAATTCCCAGCGAGTagcagagtggcgcagcggaagcgtgctgggcccataacccagaggtcgGTGGATCGAAATCATCCTCTGCTAGCCCTTTTTGGCAGGCAGCAAACCAAGCTAGAATCTGGCTTTCAATCCACCGTCTAGGGCTATTAAAGGAGGGTTCCAGTCAAACGATTTTGAGGATGAATGGTGGTGGCCCCTAGCGAGTAGCAGAGTGGCACagcggaagcgtgctgggcccataacccagagaTCGATGGATTGAAACCATCCTCTGCTAGCCAACCAACCTAGAATCTGGCTTTCAATCCACCGTCTAGAGCCATTAAGGGAGGGTTCCAGTCAAATGAGTTTGAGGATGAATGGTGGCAGTTCCCAGCGAGTAGCAGAATGGCGCAGCAGAAGCGTGCTGGGCCCAGAGGTCGATTGGTCGAAACCATCCTCTGCTAGCCCTTTTAGGCAGGCAGCAAACCAACCTAGAATCTGGCTTTCAATCCACTGTCTACATCCATTAAAGGAGGGTTTCAGCCAAATGATTTTGAGGCTGAATGGTGGCAGCTTCTAGCGAGTAGCAGAGTGGCGCAGTGGAAGtgtgctgggcccataacccaaAGGTCGATGGATCAAAACCCTTCTCTGCTCTCCctttaaggcaggcagcaaaccaACCTAGAATCTGGCTTTCAATACACTTTCTAGATCCATTAAAGGAGGGTTTTAGTCAAATAAGTTTGACGATGAATGGTGGCAGCACCCAGTGAGTagcagagtggcgcagcggaagcgtgctgggcccataacccagaggtcgatggATCAAAACCATTCTCTGCTAGCCCTtttaggcaggcagcaaacaaaccTAGAACCTGGCTTTCAATCCACTGTCTAGATCCATTAAAGGAGGGTTTCAGTCAAATGATTTTGAGGCTGAATGGCAGAAGTCCCAGCGAATagcagagtggcgcagcggaagcgtgctgggcccatGACCCAGAGATCGATGGATCGAAACCATCCTCTGCTAGCCCTTTTAGGCAGGCAGCAAACCAACCTACAATCTGGCTTTCAATCCACTGTCTAGATCCATTAAAGGAGGGTTTCAGCCAAATGGTTTTGAGGATGAATGGTGGCAGCTCCCAGCGAGTAGCAGAGTGACGCAGTGGAAGtgtgctgggcccataacccagaggtcgTTGGGTCAAAACCATCCTCTGCTAGCCCTTTAGGTAGGCAGCAAACCAACCTAGAATCTGGCTTTCAATCCACTGTCTAGACCCATTAAAGGAGGGTTTCAGCCAAATGATTTTGAGGATGAATGGTGGCTGTTCCCAGCAAGGagcagagtggcgcagcggaagcgtgctgggcccataacccagaggtcgatggATCGAAACCATCCTCTGCTAGCCCTtttaggcaggcagcaaacaaaccTAGAATCTGGCTTTCAATCCACTGTCTAGAGCCATTAAAGGAGGGTTTCAGTCAAATGATTTTGAGGCTGAATGGTGGCAGCTCCCAGCGCGTagcagagtggcgcagcggaagcgtgctgggcccataacccagaggtcgatggTTCGAAACCATCCTCTGCTAGCCCTTTTTGGCGGGCAGCAAACCAACCTCGAATCTGGCTTTCAATCCACTATCTAGATCCATTAAAGGAGGGTTTCAGTAAAATAAGTTTGAGTTTGAGGGTGAATGGTTGCCCCctaaaatgtgtgaaacagacaacaatgaggggattcacttccccttgaatctgggtcaaactgaaaacaatgaggggattcatttctcaTTGAAAGTTCCAGGACAGGCTgtgactgactattctattcctctactgttctaagcctccataggactcaatggtacaattgtcgacagatcaaacctgccaacattttttttgactatattagaaatattttttattttgtgcagtctattttacccagtttcatttttacactgaactgttcctttaatccttcCTATGTACATAATGTTAGTAAGAACACATACACAGTCATAAGCATATCCGAGAAGCCTCTTCAGTTCAACTCTTCCACTaatggtgatgagcaaatctatcgtacacattttttgtcattttgtttacgtgcacaacttttttttatgtgacactTTTTTGAAGTGACTGTTACTTTTTTTATGccaccacaactttttcctcactcaacaaATTTTGGTTGCGGGAAATTTTTTGTGTTTCGGGAAAAAATTAGCTGatagcgaaatgtggaatttagcTTATCACTATCCACTAATTCAATCACAGTCACAACAGCGATGAGTTTATATGCCGAGCACTTCCCATATCAGTaagctgaactgaagaagctgctcaaatgagtagtgaaacgtcttcaatagtgatgggtgaaatgtttcggcaggcatggattcgcggcgaatttccgcatttcgccaacggtggattgtttcacgaaacggatgaaaacatttgtgggtaaaaaatcgtcacgcgacaaaagaatagctgtgggtgaaaaaagaatagccacacaacaaaaaaatagccgtgtgacaaaagaatagccgtgggcaaaaaaaagaatagccgaatgacaaaagaatagccgcatgacaaaagaatagccacacaacaaaagaatagccgcaggcgacaaaagaatagccgcgggcgacaaaagaatagccgcacgacaaaagaatagctgcgggcgacaaaagaatagccgtcgTGCCGAGCACTTCCCATATCAGTaagctgaactgaagaagctgctcagatgagtagtgaaacttcttcaatagtgatgggtgaaatgtttcagcaggcatggattcgcggcgaatttccgcatttcgccaacggtggattgtttcgtgaaacggatgaaaacattggGTAAAAATTcatcacgcatccaaaaattgtcgcccacgacaaaagaatagctgtgggcgacaaaagaatagccgcacaactaaaaaatagccgtgtgacaaaagaatagccgtgggcgaaaaaagaatagccgcatgacaaaagaatagccgcaggcgacaaaagaatagccgcacaacaaaagaatagccgcgggcgacaaaagaatagccgtgggcgacaaaagaatagccgcacaacaaaagaatagccacgggcgacaaaagaatagttgcatggCAAAGGAATAGcagtgcgacaaaagaatagttgcgggcggcaaattttttgacgcgtgacatttacgccgtttcgcgaatctttcgaaagttttgcgaatttttctgcgaaggtaacgggacagatttgctcatcactagttttcaatgattactcagcaagtccagttgctttagatttacttctgctagatataccatgacctggatgaatgaaaaccttcatagatatttgtataaattatgttttgtCTGCTGCAATTCTGTACATGTCTctgcagctactgctaagttttgaGAACACTAAAAAGCCCTTTTATGTTTCATAAATACACAAATTAAAAGTACATATCATTTAGGACCTCTAAATAGTTTAATAACTATTATTTGTGGCAACACttcgaaaaagttgagtttttctcgcagcaacttttccttgcaacttttttcttttttttttagtaaatattagacattcgggaaaatgggtttagtcgaatttgaaaataaaaaaaatgagaaattgtgGAGTTTTAGTAAAGCTGTCcctatttgttaaaaaaacacatttccttgAGTCATATGGCACAAATGATATCACTAATAACCAGTTATAAATAAGACGTatctaagcacagtttataagtgTAGAGTTTACAGGAAATCAATGGCTCTAAGTGTATAATAAAGATATAACCCGTTTGGCCATTTTTCTGTGTGCCAAGCTGTaatttatatctttataaatggcaCCTACTGATTCCAGAATGCTCTATTTATAATGTAAAAGCTGTATGCAAAAGTCTGTATGCCTCTATGCCAGTTCCAGAGCCCCCAGCCCTTACCTTTCTCACTGGCTGGCTATACATTCTATCCTCCTGTCCCAGTGTAGCTCTGCCTGACTGTAAGGGGTAATTCCCAGAGATTACTATCCCCCTAACTATACCAAGGAAATCAATGtgagggtactgggagttgtcaATAAACTGTAACTTTATTCTCCCAAAGAAAATGCAGGATTAAGCACAAGCCAAGAATTTTCAAAGAAACATTCCTTCCAGTTTCATTCAGGACCTTTATAAGTAGGTTTCTAACAGTTACAGGAACAGTTCAATACAGTCAGTTCAGAATAAATTACACAAGTGCTCTCAATTACTCAGGACCACTTTGGGAGTTCTCTCCCCCATGCTTGACATCAACCTTCATTTTCACtctaggggacctgtcaccacaTTGCCCTCCACAAGGTTGATGGGCCCCAACATCTTCTTTGTCAATTGCTCAGAGCACTCCAGGGCCTAACACTGCCATAGCCTTCTCACGTCAACCTTAACTTGCGGGGTGCCCACTAGAAATCTATTCCTACTGCCCACCATGCTCCCTGTCCTGCGCTGCCTTAAACTCATAAGTGAGCTTATATAAAACTAAGCCTATACTGACTAGGTTTCACTCTTTCTGCTCACTTGAGTGCTGACTGTGGTTTTTCTTTAAGGTGGCCTTCTCCATAGATGTTCCTCTCCTGGTGCTCACCTCTGCACGATGGCCTGTCTGCTTTTAACTCCTCCTTCATTATAAGAAACACAGTGGGACATTCATGTTAAATGATCCTTTTCTGGcagcaaactcagggggctggTTAATATTATTTACAAACATTAACAAGAGACAGCCCTGAAGAAGGAAAGTTGCAATAGCCAGTCAGACTTCATGCACACAGTCAGGAACCTCACTTTCATGCCTTATGTTTCTTTTATGAAGTCTGCACTGGAATGCCATTACTGCAATCAAATCCTGCCTTCTCTGGAGCGGTCTGCTATTAACCCTCTGGTTGCCACAGTCATTATTCTAATGGAGAAGCAAGTCTCCTCTGCATTGTTGTTCATAGTGATCTCTTGTAGGACTTTCCCCCTTTGGACACTGCCTGTCACTTGGATGTCACCTTGGATTTGCGTAACCTGAATACAATCACTTAACGACCCAGTGACTTCAACATCTTTATAaattataatggggggggggggggggtgcattatCTGTTCTATAATGTATTGTTTGGTAAATAGGAAAATCCAACTGTAAATTATTCCCATCTGAAAAGGACAAAAGCTAAtggaaaaataatttacaaagggGTGCAAGTAGAGTCCTGGGCCCCTAGTGCAACCCTGCAAAGGACCCCCTCATTTCCGAGAGCTTGTCTTAAAAGAAACTTCTCATAACATGCccataaaaaatatttccctaCAGTGTATATGGCTTGTGTTATACCGTTAGGGGGTCATTTCTCCTCTCTATAATTATCTTATACTTTCTTTTACCCTgagataaatatgccccttatggAAACTGTGCCAAAGCAGAAGAATGGATCTTTACACTTCATCTGCCACTGGGTCTTCTATCTCTACTGTAACACTCTGTGGGAATGGGTCCAATCAATGGGAGCTCTTTAAGACTTTTCAGAAATGTgcttatttatgtattttcttaTGGTGCCTTTAACATCTTTATTTCTCATGCTGTAAATGATAGGATTCAGCATTGGGATCACAGCCGAATAAATAATGGACACTGCCTTATCTATGTCTGAATACGCAGAGTGAGGTCTCATATACATGAACAAGATGGTGCCATAGAACAGCGAGACCACTGTGAGATGGGATGCACAAGTGGAAAAAGATTTCCGTCTTCCTTCACTGGAATGGATCTTCAGAATAGTGGAGATGATGTGAATATATGATATGAGCGtcaaaaggaaagaaaacatgGCAATTATACTGGCTGTGATGTACACGGCTAATTCATTGGGCCAAGTATCTCGGCAAGAGATCTTAAAGAAAGGAGGCATCTCACAGAAGAAATGGTCAAGGTTGTGAGAACGGCAATAAGGCAGTTGGAAGGTGAAAAAAACATGGAGGAAAGCACTGGTAAATGAGAAAGTCCATGATACAGCTGCCATACATATACAGAATGTCTTGTTCATAACTGTATTGTAGTGTAATGGCTGACATATGGCTGCATACCTGTCATAGGCCATAACAGCTAGAATCAAACACTCCGTCCCACCTACAGCTAAATGGGAGAACATCTGCAAAGCACAGTCTAAGAGGGAAATACTTCTATCCTGGGATAAAGTGTTTATTATGATTCTGGGTACTATGGTGGAACAATAACAGATGTCTATAATGGAGAGGTTGCTCAGGAAAAAGTACATGGGAGTCTGCAGCTGCTCATTGATCCTCACTATGATGATAAGCAGGGAGTTTCCTGACAGTGCGGTTATATagattataaagaataataaaacatatattgccTGTAGGTATGGGATATTGGtgaggccaagaaggaagaaTCTATCCGACGAGGTTTGATTTGAGTTCTCCATATTAAGTAGCACAGTATGGCTGAAAAGAAATAAACCATGGAATAAAGTTATGGTTATTGTGCAAATATTACTAGAAATAAGAAATATTCACTAAATGTCTATAATCATGAAAACCTTTCCTGTACCTTTAAACACAATTCTGCAATTAAATGGATGTGTATGTAGCAGTACTTACAAAAAAGTCTCTTGGAATCTCAAACGCATGATATAATATTACTCCCTGATTCAAATATCTTCATATATACTATATGGGATCCGTCACCTATACAATTTTTCTAgcatcttttttttatcttagACGTTTTGCACATTCTGAAGCttaacagaaagaaaacaaaataatccCTACTAAGAGTGTGAGACAGTTGATCTGGGGACAAAATGAACATATTTAAAGTCTGGCTACAGTGTACTTTGCCTAAATACACAGAAGTATCTCGGTAAGTCTTTTCTGGAATACtcatatctaaatatatatatctaaatatagaagaaatagCATATAGCGTGCTAAATGCACATCCCACAGGAGTATACTGTAATATAGTTAAAGAACATAAATACAACATATCCAAGTTATTACAATTTTAACACCCCTGTTAAGAACCACATAAAAGCTACAAGTACTGGTGCATTCGGAATAAGTCTGGGGATGTTATACATGGGCAGCCACTAGTTTGGATCTATAATAGTATTGATATAATAATTAGCATTTGAACTGAGCTGTATATTATCCTCCATGGGTTGGGGAGTTTTTTTACACATGGATCTAGTTGTGGGATAGTATTCATGGAATTGGTCATGTCTTTATCTCTCCATAATTCTGGGGGTAAAACAAATAAGAATGAACTGCATTTGTACCACCATGCATTCTGGGCTATTATATGTGCCAATTTATCCTACCATGCATTCTGGGCTATTATATGTGCCATTGAtgctgtatttatcctaccgTGCATTCTGGGCTATTATATGTGccattggcactgtatttatcctaccgtGCATTCTGGGCTATTATATGTGccattggcactgtatttatcctaccgtGCATTCTGGGCTATTATATGTGccattggcgctgtatttatcctaccgTGCACTCTGGGCTACTATATGTGCCATTGGCGCTGTATTTAACCTACCATGCACTCTGGGCTATTATATGCGccattggcgctgtatttatcctaccatgcaTTCTGGACTATTATATGCGccattggcgctgtatttatcctaccatgcaTTCTGGGCTATTATAGGTGccattggcgctgtatttatcctaccatgcaTTCTGGGCTATTATAGGTGccactggcactgtatttatcctaccatgcaTTCTGGGTTATTATATGTGTAACTGGcgctgtatttatactaccatgcaTTCTGGGCTATTATATGTGCcattggtgctgtatttatcctaccatgcaTTCTGGGCTATTATATGTGCcattggtgctgtatttatcctaccatgcaTTCTGGGCTATTATATGTGccactggcactgtatttatcctaccatgtatTCTGGGCTATTATATGTGccattggcgctgtatttatcctaccatgcaTTCTGGGCTATTATATGTGccattggcgctgtatttatcctaatatgCATTTTTAGGTATAATACATGGCATTGGCTCTACATTTATGCTGTCATGTATTCTGTGGCAAGCTGATACGGCATTTGTTTATTCATGAATTTACTTGCTTggcatatttatttaaactgATACTTTAGAGTATCCTTTGGGAAATATTCATTTAAAAGAATCTACAATGCTGGCTGTCAAGGTCCTGACTGGCTCCTCCCTTCCATTTCCTGTTTCCTCTACCCAGCGTCAGAGGCTCTGTAGCTGTCTCCTCTCACAGTTCTTGCAGATTCAAGTTGGCTGCCAATCCAAATATGGTTTATGTTCTACAATGGAATGCAAGTGGCTACCTGGGGCCCAATGAACCGGAACGCagtatagggaagcagggcatgacggggctaggagggcagcctgtcccccctccccccccccctcctctttaTGGGTTTTGTTTGATTTGGCCATTGAGAGCACTGGATTTTCCCGGGCTTAGAAAGGGGAGGAGCGAGCAAGACAGCCTACCTTTTCATTCGGTTCCAGGCAGCAGGAGGATCAACAGCTCGcaacgtcccaccctccctccctataaaaAAGGGGTTGTTGTCGTCGCAGttagcggagggtaccttactctgtgcccccagggggaagtttaaaggggggtacttgtcaagcaaggagagtgtagcccggttggcctggggtcctgagcggcagttagcctcggtttaggtcgggcaaaaaggaggcaggaaccaggcgtgaCATTCGGGCGCAGGGCCAgccccttggaggcgagtaaggattgttgTTAATGAAAATTGTTggttaaaatgtttgttatacaaacggttgtGTACAagttaatgttacaaatgttaactaatgttaagttattgttaataaataaataactgcggccttctcttcccagctacagtgtccGAGTGTGTTGTTCGGGGAAAAGCTTAGGGGGCGGGGGTTAAGatggggggaggggtaagggttgcagactcgacgctgcacctgtcatgtagtgatgagcgaatttcttcaccaggcatggatttgcattgaatttccacatttgaaaaaaaaaaaagttgtggtcaagtCAAACtaggtgcggtcatgtcaaaatggtcGGGGTCACTTAAAACAAAGTCATGTGTGGCAAAAAAGTCCCGTGATACCTAATTTTTGGAAATTATCAGGGAATAGCAGGCATAAGGAGATCagttagcagggtcggactgggccctgcagggatcaggtctgggccgccagggcccatcaggtttttcccagtgggccctggcggcccagactcGATCCCCACAGGGCGCTCCACTG from Xenopus tropicalis strain Nigerian chromosome 8, UCB_Xtro_10.0, whole genome shotgun sequence encodes:
- the LOC101730588 gene encoding olfactory receptor 5V1-like; this encodes MENSNQTSSDRFFLLGLTNIPYLQAIYVLLFFIIYITALSGNSLLIIIVRINEQLQTPMYFFLSNLSIIDICYCSTIVPRIIINTLSQDRSISLLDCALQMFSHLAVGGTECLILAVMAYDRYAAICQPLHYNTVMNKTFCICMAAVSWTFSFTSAFLHVFFTFQLPYCRSHNLDHFFCEMPPFFKISCRDTWPNELAVYITASIIAMFSFLLTLISYIHIISTILKIHSSEGRRKSFSTCASHLTVVSLFYGTILFMYMRPHSAYSDIDKAVSIIYSAVIPMLNPIIYSMRNKDVKGTIRKYIPRLFF